In a single window of the Raphanus sativus cultivar WK10039 chromosome 9, ASM80110v3, whole genome shotgun sequence genome:
- the LOC108824386 gene encoding glycosyltransferase BC10, which translates to MMKKKKSQETEEDSLQQESRHHLHQIFISMMFKSQRFFQHLVLYSFLIGFVFGLGFLLNFHMRNISFSPQLFRLSFPSPSLSPQLQPQPEKNVLVKETVVPEPERVVIMHNMTAEGELMRRASKVQETPSTVKRKKVAFMFLTRGKLPLAKLWERFFDGHQGLFSVYIHTSDLSYVDDCIPETSPFYRRRIPSKEVKWGMVSMVEAERRLLANGLLDAANQRFVLLSETDIPLFNFSTIYSYLINSQHSFVDLFDLPGAAGRGRYNRRMSPLITRSKWRKGSQWFEIDRELALAVVSDNNYFPLFKKHCRWGCYSDEHYLPTFVHVMFPGKNANRSLTWTDWSRRGPHPRKYTRRSVRAELLTKLRNREGCVYNGNESNKCYLFARKFDESCIDMLIHFSGRIMGF; encoded by the exons atgatgaagaagaagaagagccaaGAAACGGAAGAAGACTCTCTTCAACAAGAGAGCCGTCATCATCTTCACCAAATCTTCATATCGATGATGTTCAAATCACAAAGATTCTTCCAACACCTCGTCTTGTACTCGTTTCTTATCGGTTTCGTATTCGGTCTCGGCTTCCTACTCAACTTCCACATGAGAAACATATCTTTCAGCCCCCAGCTCTTTCGTCTATCTTTTCCTTCTCCTTCCCTCTCTCCACAGCTTCAGCCTCAGCCAGAAAAAAACGTTTTAGTAAAAGAAACGGTTGTTCCTGAGCCGGAGAGGGTGGTGATCATGCATAACATGACGGCGGAAGGAGAACTCATGCGGCGTGCGTCGAAGGTTCAAGAAACGCCGTCGACGGTGAAGAGGAAGAAAGTGGCGTTTATGTTCTTGACGAGAGGGAAGCTTCCTCTGGCTAAACTGTGGGAGAGATTTTTCGATGGCCATCAAGGCCTTTTCTCCGTTTACATTCATACCAGTGACCTTTCTTACGTTGACGATTGTATTCCCGAAACGTCGCCGTTTTATCGTCGGAGGATTCCAAGTAAG GAAGTGAAGTGGGGTATGGTGAGCATGGTGGAGGCCGAACGGCGGCTACTCGCCAACGGTCTGCTCGACGCAGCAAACCAACGTTTCGTCCTCCTCTCAGAAACAGACATACCTCTCTTCAACTTCTCCACCATTTACTCTTACCTCATAAACTCTCAACACTCTTTTGTCGACCTCTTCGATCTTCCTGGAGCAGCAGGTCGCGGCCGCTACAACCGACGTATGTCCCCACTCATTACCCGCAGCAAGTGGCGAAAAGGCTCTCAGTGGTTCGAAATCGACCGTGAATTAGCTTTAGCTGTTGTCTCCGACAACAATTACTTCCCATTGTTCAAGAAGCATTGTCGTTGGGGTTGTTACTCTGATGAGCATTACTTGCCAACGTTTGTTCACGTCATGTTTCCTGGGAAGAACGCGAATCGGTCGTTGACGTGGACGGATTGGTCACGAAGAGGACCACATCCGAGGAAGTATACAAGGCGGTCGGTGAGGGCGGAGCTTCTTACGAAGCTGAGGAATAGAGAAGGGTGTGTGTATAATGGGAACGAAAGTAACAAATGCTATTTGTTCGCTAGAAAATTCGATGAAAGTTGTATAGATATGTTGATTCATTTTTCTGGTAGGATTATggggttttag